The stretch of DNA AGACATTGCTGAGCAATATATGCCCGAGAATCCATTACTCAGACAAATTGCAGAAGATGTTATGAACTTGAAGTTTAAGGTAATTGAGCAGCACGTACAGGAAGCACTCAAGACCTTAACACCTGAGGAAATCATCGAGAATGGTCTTCTAGCTGGAATGGATATTGTAGCTGAATTATATGGACGCGGTATTTACTACCTGCCACATGTGATGGTTGCATCCGATGCAATGACCCGTGGAACAAAAGTTGCAGAAGCAGCTCTTGGTGGAGAAAGGAAGTACAAAGGCGTAGTAATGATGCACGCAGCCGAGGGAGACCCACACGATATTGGAAAGAATATCGCAGCAGTTCTTCTGAAATCCAACGGATTTGGAATCATCGATCTCGGAAAAGATGTACTTGTTGACACCGTAGTTGATGAAGTAGTAAAACAGAAACCAAACGTCCTGACAGGAACCGCACTCATGACCACAACCATGTCAGCTTTCCCAAGGATCGCTAACAGGCTCAAGGAGCACGGAGTTGAAGTTCCATTCATATGCGCCGGTGGTGCAGTTAACAGAGAGTACGTAGAATCCTACGATATGGGTATCTACAGTGCAAAAGCTGCAGAAGGCCCAGGTCTTGCAAACAAGGCACTCGATGGATGGGACTGGAAGAAGATCAGATCCAACTGGGATGAGATTATTAACGGAAAGGCATGAATGAGGTGATTTAAGATGGCTACTACAAAATTCACAAAAATGGCATATGATGCCGCAGATGACTTAATCTTCGGAGAAGCAAAGAAACCTATTTCCTATGGTCTTGGATTGAAAGTAGGTCAGGGATTAGTTATTCCTGAAATCAACTTTGCTCCCAGGCCAGGAAGCGAAAAGAGTCCCGAATCTCTTACAAAAGAGTACGTTGACTACATCGCAACAGATGTCATGAACAGAGCAGTTACACTTGGTTTCCCATCTGTTCAGTTAGAAAACGAATGGATTTTCCAGATGAGCAACGAGCCTGAAAAGTTTGCAAAGCCCGTAGTCGCTGGTCAGAAGGCGGTCATTGAAAACTACCACGACAAGTACGGAATTGCTTGCGCCGTAAGGCATACCTGCGCTGACTCACGTTTACACGAACAGGGAATGAGATTCGGACAGGACAAGACTCACAACTATCCAGAAAAAATGATAGAATCCTTTGAGGTAGCAGCAGATGCAGGTGCAGATATCGTTTCTATCGAATCAGTCGGTGGAAAAGAAATCTCAGACTTCGCTGTTGTCCGTCAAGATATCAGAGGATGGCTTTTCGGTATCGGTTACCTCGGATCAATCGATATGGAATGGCTCTGGACACAGATTGTTGACCTTGCAAAGAGAAAGAAAGTCATTGCTGGTGGAGATACAAACTGCGCTGGTGCCAACACCTCCATGTTCATGGCCGGCGGTTACTTAGACAAAGATGTTCCAAGAACATTCTCTGCAGTTACACGTGCTATTGCTTCCGCAAGAACACTTGTCGCCATTGAATGCGGTGCAACCGGACCAGACAAAGACTGCGGTTACGAAGGACCTATCCTCAAAGCAATATCTGGATGCCCATCCGCTCAGGAAGGAAAAGGCGCTCAGGATGCCCACGCTGATCTTATGGGTAACTTAATCGCTCAGACCTGCGACCTATGGTCCAACGAGTCTGTCGAATACCACCCAGAATTCGGTGGATCATCCGTTCAGTGCTGGCTCGGTGTAATCGGATACGAAGCTGCATTAATGAACGCTTCAAAACAGATGAAGCAGGACAAAGTCCTCAGGGACATATATGTCGCTTCAGACAGGTTCAGATCTCCAGAAGGATTCATCCTTGCATACGACAACGCATACAAGATCGGACAGGCAATCGTAGAAGTTGGAGACAACTACTACCTAAGAGCAAAAGCCGCTGGTCTCAAAGCTGCTGAGTTAATCAAGGAATCCAACGAGAAAGGAAAACTGAAACTCAACAAGCAGGAAAAAGACACACTCAACAAGATCATCACCGATCTGAACTCTCTGCCAGACGAGGAAGGCAAATTCGTCGACTGGGCTCTCAAAGAGTACAAAGATGTGCCTGCATTCAACCCCAAGAACTACGAACTCTAAACAAGTTCAAATTCTTGAAATCAAACCCCTTCCTTTTACCTTTTTTTAAGACAGTCTTTTGAAAAATAGCATTGTTGATTAATTTTTAGTATTTTACAATAAACATTAACTGCCTATGTAAACATCTAGCAATCACTATTTTGATCTATTATTTTCCTTTACATCGTTTTAACAGTTTTGCACGCTTACTGTTTTTGTAATTGGTTTCATATGTCTCATTTCACTAACATAATGAGAATACTAAAAAATACACAGCACATGATCGATGGAGAACCAATATGACCGCAATACTCACTGATAGACCCCTTGAAGAGATAATGGAGCATGCACCTTCAAGAGGAGAGGACTACCTAGAAGATGAACTGCTGATTCATGGCTGTGTGAGGATCATCAGGCGTGATGATATACGACTCAGCTATCTCAAATACTTCAACTGCGGTTTTGATCAGCAGGTCAATAATCTTCTGCATACTGATGTAAATCATTGGTACGTATATACTCTGGAAGAGGATACCGGACTATCAATTGATGTTAGTACGTTTCTATTTGTGTATTGGTATCTTACAAAAGGTAAGCATATCGTACTATACCGCATAGAGAATATACCGGGATTTGGACCAGAGACTATGGTTTCAACCATAGACATTGCACCAAAAGGTTCAGGCATGACACCTAAGGAAGAGTATCATCGTAATGTCCCAGATGTGCTATATCATTTCTTAGATCCCAGCGGCAGTGCACACCTTCATGATACTGCTATTTTGGAACGGATGAGTAAAGATGAATATTTTGATGAGAATTTTTTAATCGGCAGAATACCAAACGATCATATAACACTCAAAGAGCTCATGGAAATTTCTGGAAACTGTTCGATGTATACAACAGTCTATGATTATGATGAAGCGATGTCTATACTCTCTGAACTCGGTGGAATACTGTCAGCAAGAGAGAATGAAGTATGGAAGAAGTACGCTAAACCATTAGAACTGATAACATCATATGAGCAGTACTGGGAGTGGAAAGATCGAGGCGGTAAAACTCCTCCGATGACTAGAAAAGACAGCAAATATAATGACTGCCAGGTGAAAATGTATTGTCTTTATAGCAGATCCTATGTGGATATGCTTTCCAGGATCTGTATCACAGACGAACCGGTTGACAATAATCTGATTGGATTGATAGCTTTCATCTAATCGACAATAAAACATAATATTTGGGCAAATGCCCAATTCTTAGGCTCTCTCTAAAACCAAACATCACACGGCAGGTCTTAATCCTGTTAGTTATTTTCTGGTCTTTGAAGGCTCTACTGCCGGCAGGTTCAGCGTGCATTCGTCTGCCATTAATGCATATTCTATTGCTTTGCTTCTCATACCAGCAGAGAAGTTCTCGTTTGATAATGTAGTTAAAATCTCAGACTGACGTTTTATCATCGCCCTTCGTGAAATTGTAAACATTCTCAAAGCTTCATCGTCATCTCCTGTTTTGATAGCTATCGTGCCCAGCAGATAGTACGCTCTGGCTTCATCATCATAGTCTTTGAATCCTTGTGATACAAGCCTCATTAAAATTTCTTGAGCTTCATGAATATCTTCATTCTTAAGAAGGGATTCTGCAACGCAGCACTCAATGTTGGTGTCCATATGATCGTCAAATACACCACGTGCTCGAATGAACGATCTATATGCTAAATGATACTCTTCATGATCCATGTGAAGCTTTCCTTCAATCAGGTAGCCTTTGAACCTTTCAGAAGGTATGCTTGAAGCTTCCATCATTTTAGTTAGGATTAGGCAATATTCAGCACGACCGATTCTTCTTGCCATTTCTGCCTGCACATAATGAACAAC from Candidatus Methanomassiliicoccus intestinalis Issoire-Mx1 encodes:
- a CDS encoding methanol--corrinoid methyltransferase, whose product is MADFDSISADKILTRYDIVVESSEKPEDIAEQYMPENPLLRQIAEDVMNLKFKVIEQHVQEALKTLTPEEIIENGLLAGMDIVAELYGRGIYYLPHVMVASDAMTRGTKVAEAALGGERKYKGVVMMHAAEGDPHDIGKNIAAVLLKSNGFGIIDLGKDVLVDTVVDEVVKQKPNVLTGTALMTTTMSAFPRIANRLKEHGVEVPFICAGGAVNREYVESYDMGIYSAKAAEGPGLANKALDGWDWKKIRSNWDEIINGKA
- the mtaB gene encoding methanol--corrinoid protein co-methyltransferase MtaB yields the protein MATTKFTKMAYDAADDLIFGEAKKPISYGLGLKVGQGLVIPEINFAPRPGSEKSPESLTKEYVDYIATDVMNRAVTLGFPSVQLENEWIFQMSNEPEKFAKPVVAGQKAVIENYHDKYGIACAVRHTCADSRLHEQGMRFGQDKTHNYPEKMIESFEVAADAGADIVSIESVGGKEISDFAVVRQDIRGWLFGIGYLGSIDMEWLWTQIVDLAKRKKVIAGGDTNCAGANTSMFMAGGYLDKDVPRTFSAVTRAIASARTLVAIECGATGPDKDCGYEGPILKAISGCPSAQEGKGAQDAHADLMGNLIAQTCDLWSNESVEYHPEFGGSSVQCWLGVIGYEAALMNASKQMKQDKVLRDIYVASDRFRSPEGFILAYDNAYKIGQAIVEVGDNYYLRAKAAGLKAAELIKESNEKGKLKLNKQEKDTLNKIITDLNSLPDEEGKFVDWALKEYKDVPAFNPKNYEL